Proteins encoded within one genomic window of Episyrphus balteatus chromosome 1, idEpiBalt1.1, whole genome shotgun sequence:
- the LOC129911429 gene encoding lipase 3-like: protein MYITFLTIIIANGVQSQGFKGPNILYTTAQRIAGYNYPVESHEVVTSDGYILTMFRIPYSPKEHKNDTYSRPVFLLQHGLSTSSDSFILNGPDNALAYLLADAGYDVWMGNHRGNVYSRKHVKLSPEKSKFWQFTWHELGILDMPAMIDYVLAMTNQEKLHFVGHSQGTTVFFVLLSELPEYNSKFKTTYMLAPIAFVGNVQSLIGITAATIITQSPILSHFLEGHEFIPMIVPVSIFTSELCAVGSWFQWICADVFFIIGGWDSKHLNYTLIPDAYETHPAGCSTGQEIHYLQELKSGYFRKFDHGRVKNLKVYGQATPPNYNESNIVAPVRFYHGDNDKLAPLVDVKRMEKLLPNLVESYDVPVKEWTHIDFIFALDVKELINDKIIRTANHYEKTGEQLK from the exons ATGTatataacatttttaacaataatTATAGCTAACGGGGTCCAATCTCAAGGCTTTAAAGGACCAAATATTCTCTATACAACA GCTCAACGTATTGCAGGCTATAACTATCCCGTGGAATCTCATGAAGTGGTGACATCAGATGGCTATATTCTTACCATGTTTCGAATTCCATATTCTCCGAAAGAACATAAAAACGATACCTATTCCCGTCCGGTATTTTTGCTTCAACATGGATTGTCAACTTCTTCAGATTCATTCATTTTGAACGGTCCTGACAATGCCTTGGCATATCTTCTCGCTGATGCCGGCTATGACGTTTGGATGGGAAATCATCGTGGTAATGTTTATAGCAGAAAACATGTCAAACTTTCACCcgaaaagtcaaaattctggcaATTTACTTGGCATGAATTGGGAATATTAGATATGCCAGCGATGATAGATTACGTTCTGGCAATGACCAATCAggaaaaattgcattttgtcGGACATTCTCAAGGAACGACGGTATTTTTCGTTCTTCTTTCCGAACTTCCGGAATATAACTCAAAATTCAAGACAACTTATATGTTGGCACCAATTGCATTTGTTGGAAATGTCCAAAGTTTAATCGGCATAACTGCAGCAACAATTATTACACAATCACCAATTTTAAGCCATTTTCTTGAGGGTCATGAATTCATTCCGATGATTGTACCAGTTTCGATTTTTACTTCTGAATTATGTGCCGTAGGATCATGGTTTCAATGGATTTGTGCTGATGTATTTTTCATTATTGGTGGATGGGATTCAAAACATTTGAACTAC ACTCTAATACCAGATGCATATGAAACTCATCCAGCTGGATGTTCAACAGGTCAAGAAATTCACTATTTACAAGAACTGAAATCgggatattttagaaaatttgatcATGGTAGAGTGAAAAATCTTAAAGTCTATGGTCAAGCTACTCCACCAAATTATAATGAATCAAATATTGTTGCTCCAGTACGATTTTATCATGGAGACAATGATAAATTGGCGCCATTAGTTGATGTTAAGAGAATGGAAAAATTGCTTCCGAATTTAGTCGAGAGTTATGATGTTCCTGTGAAAGAATGGACTCATATTGATTTTATATTTGCTTTAGATGTTAAGGAACTTATTAATGATAAGATTATAAGAACTGCAAATCACTATGAGAAAACTGGAGAACAACTTAAATAA